The following proteins are co-located in the Bacillus pumilus genome:
- a CDS encoding ATP-binding protein has protein sequence MKIRSLHIANFGKFSNRTFHFSGDGFQLVYGLNESGKTTLKAFIESMLFGFSKSKMYKPKQGSFYGGSLTCVDEELGVIHIERTSDQGGQAQVLLPNGEVKGEAFLRTILKGTDRRLFQSIYSFDVFGLQNVQALSQDQIGEFLLFSSLFGSDAASKMDSRLLKLQEQLFKPNGRKPELNQQLDRLKELTGQLKQAKLVEGRYAEKKREHSELTESIEKLQNEMKQVEENIHQLTEHIRLYPMIENKVELKKELGHYPERVKRFKQETEHELDKLESHLHPKKAQLTALKQKLDQLQTSLAQMQPLYENDTLMEMKHVVDESSEAELVMKRLAEGKAERESLKQKIEEATAKLRWQRPIKLDQIDDSLDFEWELKEAVSQYVRLMDRKAQLDDRFDQARHELEEAETALKGLKEQQVRQQGTEDVRGTRTKEKQVHSRAWLLPVMFMFDAVILLVLFFLAEWWVTFLFAVFSVFVFIAIYPFIKLSQMRRGSGGETSDSFQVQAASAETLVRQKELLYERIIRQYEDWELELEPVQQQVEEMKRQLGLSSELSFLVEAFHILKQLKTNTAAYEELTREIDVLADQHSIYERRVLALSSILQRNEGTIQKNISAFQEILKDEAKREKERQALNVSIQHVEQQLTTLEGEIQYYEKQIGELFRQVEAESKEDYQVLSHLSKEYRERLYNLQQLNQELHRSGSFNEEEWIARKGLRLLEEECAEAKQHLHDIQLNLRNMEKRLAELAVDIRQIEASGTVSDLTHQLAAEQEHAKHLAKKWAAIQLVRSVIREKLNEHKETRLPALLQRASSFIQPLTNDRYEAILFSTEDDRLIVKRVDGRIFRPEELSQATCEQIYLAIRFALALSHQQDCQLPFMMDDSFVHFDHVRLGRVLEMMNKMTRFETQLFYFTCHHHMKQAAEESQITSLAVE, from the coding sequence ATGAAAATACGTTCACTCCATATTGCGAATTTCGGGAAATTTTCAAATCGAACCTTTCACTTTTCTGGCGACGGTTTTCAGCTAGTTTATGGCCTGAATGAATCGGGGAAAACGACATTGAAGGCGTTTATTGAATCGATGTTATTTGGTTTTTCAAAAAGCAAGATGTATAAGCCGAAGCAGGGGTCTTTTTATGGTGGATCTCTCACTTGTGTAGATGAGGAGTTAGGTGTCATTCATATTGAGAGAACGTCCGATCAAGGCGGTCAAGCACAGGTGTTATTACCAAATGGTGAAGTGAAAGGCGAAGCTTTTCTACGCACTATTTTAAAGGGAACGGACCGCAGATTATTCCAATCAATTTATTCATTTGATGTGTTTGGACTGCAAAATGTCCAAGCCTTAAGCCAAGATCAAATCGGTGAATTTCTACTCTTTTCAAGTTTATTTGGTTCAGATGCGGCCTCAAAGATGGATAGCAGGCTGCTAAAGCTGCAGGAGCAGCTATTTAAACCAAATGGACGCAAGCCGGAATTAAACCAGCAGCTTGATCGTTTAAAAGAGCTGACAGGCCAGCTGAAACAAGCCAAATTGGTAGAAGGCCGTTATGCCGAAAAGAAACGGGAGCATTCTGAATTAACGGAGAGTATAGAAAAGCTTCAAAATGAAATGAAACAGGTAGAAGAAAATATTCATCAACTGACGGAACACATTCGACTGTATCCCATGATAGAGAACAAGGTGGAGCTAAAAAAAGAATTGGGGCATTATCCAGAACGAGTCAAACGATTTAAACAAGAAACAGAGCATGAACTTGATAAACTAGAATCACACCTTCACCCGAAAAAAGCGCAATTGACGGCACTGAAGCAGAAATTAGATCAATTGCAAACCTCGCTGGCCCAAATGCAACCACTCTATGAAAATGATACGTTAATGGAGATGAAACATGTCGTCGATGAATCGTCTGAGGCTGAGCTTGTGATGAAGCGCTTAGCAGAAGGTAAAGCAGAGCGTGAGTCACTGAAACAAAAAATAGAAGAAGCGACAGCGAAGCTGAGGTGGCAGCGTCCAATTAAGCTGGATCAGATTGATGACTCACTTGATTTTGAGTGGGAATTAAAGGAGGCTGTCAGCCAATACGTTCGTTTAATGGATAGAAAAGCGCAGCTGGATGACCGATTTGATCAAGCAAGACATGAGCTAGAAGAAGCGGAAACCGCTCTAAAAGGATTAAAGGAACAGCAGGTCAGGCAGCAGGGCACAGAAGATGTCAGAGGAACAAGAACGAAAGAGAAACAGGTTCATTCCCGGGCGTGGTTACTCCCGGTCATGTTTATGTTTGATGCGGTGATCCTGCTCGTATTATTTTTTTTAGCAGAGTGGTGGGTGACATTCCTCTTTGCAGTGTTTTCTGTTTTTGTCTTCATTGCCATTTATCCATTCATTAAACTTTCTCAAATGAGGCGAGGAAGCGGCGGAGAGACCTCTGATTCCTTTCAGGTCCAAGCAGCTTCAGCTGAAACGCTTGTGAGGCAAAAGGAGCTTCTGTACGAAAGAATCATCCGGCAATATGAAGACTGGGAGCTAGAGCTGGAACCGGTCCAACAGCAAGTAGAGGAAATGAAAAGACAGCTGGGCTTGTCCTCAGAGCTCTCTTTCCTCGTAGAAGCCTTCCATATCCTGAAACAATTAAAAACGAACACAGCAGCATATGAGGAGCTTACTCGGGAAATAGACGTGCTCGCCGACCAGCATTCAATCTACGAGCGTAGAGTGTTAGCGTTAAGCAGCATACTTCAAAGAAATGAAGGAACCATTCAAAAGAACATCTCAGCCTTTCAAGAGATATTGAAAGATGAGGCGAAAAGAGAAAAAGAACGCCAGGCATTGAACGTATCCATTCAACATGTGGAGCAGCAGCTGACAACGCTAGAAGGGGAAATTCAATATTACGAAAAACAAATTGGCGAGCTTTTTCGTCAAGTAGAAGCGGAGTCAAAAGAAGATTACCAAGTACTTTCCCATCTATCTAAAGAATACCGGGAGCGGCTGTACAATTTGCAGCAGCTGAACCAAGAGCTGCATAGAAGCGGCAGTTTTAATGAGGAAGAATGGATTGCTCGGAAAGGATTACGCCTCCTTGAGGAGGAATGCGCAGAAGCGAAGCAGCATCTACATGACATTCAACTGAACTTGAGGAATATGGAAAAGCGCTTAGCAGAACTAGCAGTGGACATCCGGCAAATAGAAGCATCAGGTACGGTGTCTGATTTGACTCATCAGCTTGCAGCCGAGCAGGAACATGCAAAGCACCTTGCGAAAAAATGGGCAGCTATTCAGCTTGTCCGCTCCGTCATTCGAGAAAAATTGAATGAACATAAAGAAACAAGGCTGCCAGCGCTCCTTCAAAGAGCTTCCAGCTTTATTCAGCCGTTAACAAATGATCGATATGAAGCCATTTTATTTTCAACTGAAGATGACCGGCTGATTGTAAAAAGGGTGGATGGACGAATATTCCGCCCAGAGGAGCTTTCGCAGGCAACATGTGAACAAATCTATCTCGCGATTCGTTTTGCGCTCGCTTTGTCTCATCAGCAAGATTGTCAGCTCCCATTTATGATGGATGACAGCTTCGTTCATTTTGATCATGTTCGCCTAGGAAGAGTGCTGGAGATGATGAATAAAATGACTCGTTTTGAGACACAGCTGTTTTATTTCACCTGTCATCATCATATGAAGCAAGCAGCAGAAGAGAGCCAGATTACGAGTTTAGCAGTTGAATGA
- a CDS encoding cation:proton antiporter — protein sequence MDHLVFEVGTALILIAIASLIANKIKFSIIPFLIILGMIVGPHAPTIGIIDLKFIESTEIISFFGRMGVLFLLFYLGLEFSVGKLIKSGKSIAVGGTIYILINFSLGLLYGFMTGFGFLEVLIMAGVITISSSAIVAKVLVDLKRTANPETELILGIIMFEDIFLAVYLSVVSGLVLGDATSVGGALLSILIAFGYMMLFFIIARKLPKRLNKLFDIRSNEVFIIVIFAALFFVAGFSETIHVAEAIGALLLGLVFSETEHSDRIEHLVVPFRDFFGAMFFFSFGLSIDPFTLGDAFWLAIGAVILTLIGNFTAGMFAGRRAGFSHKASSNIGLTIVSRGEFSIIVAELGIAGGLAATLKPFAALYVLILAILGPLVTKESKRIYHILNKIFKWKTEKPKVKKETTI from the coding sequence ATGGATCATTTAGTCTTTGAAGTTGGGACGGCGCTGATTCTCATCGCCATTGCCAGCTTAATTGCCAATAAAATTAAATTCTCTATCATTCCTTTTCTCATCATTCTCGGAATGATTGTTGGTCCGCACGCTCCGACCATCGGGATCATTGATTTGAAATTTATCGAAAGCACGGAAATTATTTCGTTTTTTGGTAGAATGGGTGTCTTGTTCCTTCTTTTCTACCTTGGACTTGAGTTCTCTGTCGGAAAGCTCATAAAATCGGGCAAATCCATTGCAGTCGGCGGAACTATTTACATTTTGATCAACTTTAGCCTAGGACTGCTTTATGGTTTTATGACAGGATTTGGATTCCTCGAGGTTCTCATTATGGCAGGGGTTATCACTATTTCATCTAGTGCTATTGTTGCCAAAGTCCTTGTGGATTTGAAACGGACAGCGAACCCTGAAACAGAATTAATTCTTGGGATTATTATGTTTGAGGATATTTTCCTTGCCGTTTATTTATCCGTCGTATCAGGTCTTGTCCTTGGAGATGCCACATCTGTTGGCGGTGCCTTATTATCTATTTTAATCGCTTTTGGTTATATGATGCTTTTCTTTATCATCGCGCGTAAGCTGCCAAAACGATTAAACAAGCTTTTCGATATCCGTTCAAACGAAGTGTTCATCATTGTGATTTTCGCCGCTTTGTTCTTTGTCGCTGGTTTCTCAGAGACGATCCATGTAGCAGAGGCAATTGGTGCTCTCTTACTTGGTCTTGTTTTCTCAGAAACAGAGCATTCTGACCGCATCGAACATCTCGTTGTTCCATTTAGAGATTTCTTTGGGGCGATGTTCTTCTTCAGCTTCGGTCTGAGTATTGATCCATTTACATTAGGAGACGCCTTCTGGCTTGCGATCGGCGCTGTGATTCTCACCTTAATTGGGAACTTCACTGCCGGTATGTTCGCTGGAAGGAGAGCTGGTTTTTCTCATAAAGCCTCTTCTAATATTGGATTAACCATCGTCTCAAGAGGAGAGTTTTCAATCATCGTAGCTGAGCTTGGCATTGCAGGCGGGCTTGCCGCTACATTGAAGCCATTTGCTGCATTATATGTCTTAATCCTTGCGATTTTAGGACCCCTTGTAACGAAAGAATCTAAGCGCATCTATCACATCCTAAACAAAATTTTCAAATGGAAAACAGAAAAACCAAAAGTGAAAAAAGAAACAACCATTTAA
- a CDS encoding metallophosphoesterase family protein, translated as MTKLTFIHAADLHLDSPFAGMSHIPSQIFKRLKESTFQSAKNMFELAIDRAVDFVLLSGDLFDESNRSLKAQLFLRQQFLRLQTHGIEVFIIYGNHDHLGGEWTPIEWPENVHVFSSHTPSEQSFYRGDQLVASIYGFSYKERAVYENMTSHYVKTTDAAYHIAMLHGTLAGQEGHDAYAPFQLQQLLSRDLDYWALGHIHKRALLHEDPFIIYPGNMQGRHIKETGEKGCYFVHLSEDSETAEFIGCADVIFETLTIDITETVHMTDLVTLVERKINELKAQGVPHFVKIELTGDAPAYFEHTQLEVLEELMAVLHEQEEDEDVFVWVMSIDCRTNEDVVYPEDSFLKELTSEIAQFEAYEELLSPIKRHPTYRKSGKVLTKEDEVDIKEEAQRLLTEQLKQL; from the coding sequence TTGACTAAGCTCACCTTTATTCATGCCGCAGATCTTCATTTAGACAGTCCATTTGCGGGAATGTCGCATATACCAAGCCAAATATTTAAGCGGCTCAAAGAAAGTACATTTCAAAGTGCCAAGAACATGTTTGAACTCGCTATTGATCGAGCAGTAGACTTTGTGCTGCTGAGCGGAGATTTATTTGATGAATCAAATCGCAGCCTGAAAGCACAGCTTTTTTTAAGACAGCAGTTTCTAAGGCTGCAAACACACGGGATTGAAGTCTTTATTATTTACGGTAACCATGATCATTTAGGCGGTGAATGGACACCGATTGAGTGGCCAGAGAATGTTCACGTTTTCTCGAGTCATACGCCAAGTGAGCAATCTTTTTATAGAGGGGATCAGCTTGTCGCAAGTATTTATGGGTTTAGCTACAAAGAGCGGGCTGTCTATGAAAATATGACATCTCATTACGTTAAAACGACAGATGCTGCCTATCACATCGCCATGCTTCACGGCACATTAGCGGGTCAAGAAGGACATGATGCGTATGCGCCATTTCAGCTTCAGCAGCTCCTTTCGCGGGATCTCGATTATTGGGCGCTTGGACATATTCATAAGAGAGCCCTTCTCCATGAAGACCCATTTATTATTTACCCTGGGAACATGCAGGGCAGACATATAAAAGAAACGGGAGAGAAAGGCTGTTACTTTGTTCACCTCTCCGAAGATTCTGAGACAGCGGAGTTTATTGGGTGTGCAGATGTCATCTTTGAGACATTGACAATAGACATCACAGAAACGGTTCATATGACGGACTTGGTGACGCTTGTAGAAAGAAAGATCAATGAACTGAAAGCGCAGGGTGTTCCTCATTTTGTGAAAATTGAATTGACTGGTGATGCGCCTGCTTACTTTGAGCACACGCAGCTTGAGGTGCTCGAGGAGCTGATGGCTGTTCTTCATGAGCAAGAAGAAGATGAAGACGTGTTCGTTTGGGTGATGTCTATTGACTGCCGAACAAACGAGGATGTCGTCTATCCAGAAGATTCCTTTTTGAAAGAACTGACATCAGAAATTGCACAGTTTGAGGCATATGAAGAGCTGCTCTCACCGATCAAGCGTCACCCAACCTATAGGAAGTCAGGGAAAGTTCTCACAAAAGAGGACGAAGTGGATATAAAAGAAGAAGCACAAAGATTGCTGACAGAACAGCTGAAGCAATTATGA
- a CDS encoding sporulation YhaL family protein has product MLFFPWWVYACIIGIIFCAYKLMTTAKEEQEIDQSFIEKEGEIFIERMEQERERRRQDQQVKRSQDTAAHEDHSIA; this is encoded by the coding sequence ATGTTGTTTTTTCCATGGTGGGTGTATGCATGTATCATTGGCATTATTTTCTGTGCGTATAAATTAATGACAACGGCCAAAGAGGAGCAAGAAATTGATCAATCCTTTATTGAAAAGGAAGGAGAAATTTTTATCGAGCGAATGGAACAAGAAAGAGAGCGCAGACGTCAAGATCAGCAAGTGAAAAGATCACAGGATACGGCGGCACATGAAGATCACTCGATTGCTTAA
- a CDS encoding YhzD family protein — MEKAYFLTVFDRSGETLLNEKITTDSDEKAKELGRHRLIEQQYTKHSHRLVNDAGKLLLFER; from the coding sequence ATGGAAAAAGCATACTTTTTAACCGTATTTGATCGGTCAGGTGAGACCTTATTAAATGAAAAAATCACAACAGATAGTGATGAAAAGGCGAAGGAATTAGGGCGTCATCGCTTAATCGAACAGCAATACACGAAGCATTCTCATCGGCTCGTTAATGATGCAGGCAAGCTGCTTTTATTTGAACGTTAA
- a CDS encoding YlbF family regulator produces the protein MSVNLYDVAYDLEKALRHSEEYSTLRNLYDEVNEDESSKRMFENFRDIQVNLQQKQMTGQEITQEEVEQAQKTVALVQQHDKISQLMEAEQRVSVLIGELNKIIMKPLEELYGNAEEN, from the coding sequence ATGTCTGTAAATCTTTATGATGTTGCATATGACCTTGAAAAAGCACTGCGTCATAGCGAAGAATATTCAACTTTAAGAAACCTTTATGATGAGGTAAACGAGGATGAGTCCTCTAAAAGAATGTTTGAGAACTTTCGTGACATTCAAGTAAACCTTCAACAAAAACAAATGACTGGTCAAGAGATTACACAAGAGGAAGTGGAGCAAGCTCAAAAAACGGTTGCGCTTGTTCAGCAGCACGATAAAATCTCTCAGTTGATGGAAGCAGAACAACGCGTGAGTGTTCTCATCGGTGAATTAAATAAAATTATCATGAAGCCTCTTGAAGAGCTTTATGGAAATGCAGAAGAAAATTAA
- the yhaM gene encoding 3'-5' exoribonuclease YhaM, which translates to MAKGIMTYDVGEQVDLHLLIKSSTKGIASNGKPFLTLILQDQSGDIEAKLWDAKQNDELTYAAQTIVKVVGDIHHYRGRNQLKLRNIRPVAENEQIRIDDFLETAPIPKHDMMDTIMQYIFDMKNPNIQRVTRHLLKKYGQEFADYPAATKNHHEFVSGLAYHVVSMLHLAKSIVDLYPSLDRDLLYSGIILHDLGKVKELSGPVSTTYTVEGNLIGHISIMVTEIAKAAEELGIDSEEILILQHLVLSHHGKGEWGSPKPPMVKEAEILHYIDNLDAKMNMMDRALEHVKPGEYTERIFALENRSFYKPTFHDQ; encoded by the coding sequence ATGGCTAAAGGGATCATGACCTATGATGTCGGCGAACAAGTTGACCTGCATTTATTAATTAAATCATCTACTAAAGGGATTGCAAGTAATGGCAAACCATTTTTAACATTAATTCTTCAAGATCAAAGTGGGGATATTGAGGCGAAGCTATGGGATGCAAAGCAGAATGATGAACTCACATATGCCGCGCAAACCATCGTGAAGGTAGTAGGTGACATTCATCATTATCGCGGGAGGAATCAGCTGAAGCTTAGGAATATACGCCCTGTTGCTGAAAACGAGCAAATTCGAATTGATGATTTTCTCGAAACAGCTCCTATTCCAAAACACGATATGATGGATACGATTATGCAATATATCTTTGATATGAAAAACCCTAATATTCAGCGTGTCACACGGCATTTGCTGAAGAAATACGGACAGGAATTTGCTGATTATCCAGCAGCGACAAAAAATCATCACGAATTTGTCTCAGGTCTCGCCTATCACGTGGTGTCCATGCTGCATTTAGCGAAATCAATTGTTGACCTATACCCATCACTTGATCGAGATCTTTTATATTCTGGCATCATTCTTCATGATTTAGGGAAAGTAAAAGAGCTTTCGGGTCCAGTCTCAACCACATATACAGTTGAAGGGAATTTAATTGGACATATTTCGATTATGGTGACAGAAATTGCGAAAGCTGCAGAAGAGCTTGGCATTGATTCAGAAGAAATTCTGATTTTACAGCACTTAGTACTGAGTCATCACGGAAAAGGAGAGTGGGGCAGCCCGAAACCACCAATGGTGAAGGAAGCCGAAATTCTCCACTATATTGATAATTTAGATGCGAAGATGAATATGATGGATCGTGCGCTTGAGCATGTGAAGCCAGGAGAATATACAGAACGTATTTTTGCTCTAGAGAATCGTTCATTTTATAAACCAACCTTTCATGATCAATAA
- a CDS encoding enoyl-CoA hydratase: MLTYINCQLDGDIFEIVFNRPEAYNSFHVDMFAELKEACDTAGESSAKIVVIKGMGKGFSAGGDIGMMLKQDREEDFHRVMDLIEGITLSLARMKKVTIALVHGAAAGLAFSFALSCDYLFMHQDAKLAMNFNGIGLIPDGGGHFFLTKRVSEQTAKQLIWRGQKLSAQEALELRLADGVFQDEVDTYQKMCVKPFINMPLQAFIETKMIYFQQSESQLLAVLQKERAAQARLRQSHDHKEGIQAFLEKRRV; the protein is encoded by the coding sequence ATGTTGACATATATCAATTGTCAGTTAGACGGGGATATTTTTGAAATCGTTTTCAATAGGCCTGAAGCTTATAATTCATTTCATGTTGACATGTTTGCTGAATTGAAGGAAGCATGTGATACAGCGGGGGAAAGCAGTGCAAAAATCGTTGTAATCAAGGGAATGGGAAAAGGGTTTTCGGCCGGCGGAGATATTGGAATGATGCTGAAGCAGGATCGTGAAGAAGATTTTCATCGTGTGATGGATTTGATCGAGGGAATTACACTATCTCTAGCCCGAATGAAAAAAGTGACGATTGCGCTTGTCCACGGGGCAGCGGCGGGCCTTGCTTTTAGCTTTGCTCTAAGCTGTGATTATTTGTTTATGCATCAGGATGCAAAACTCGCCATGAATTTTAATGGAATAGGGTTAATTCCAGATGGCGGAGGACATTTTTTCCTCACAAAAAGAGTAAGTGAACAAACTGCCAAACAATTGATTTGGAGGGGACAAAAGCTGTCGGCTCAAGAAGCGCTCGAGCTTCGTCTCGCAGATGGCGTGTTTCAGGATGAGGTCGATACGTATCAAAAAATGTGTGTGAAGCCGTTTATAAACATGCCGCTTCAAGCTTTTATTGAAACAAAGATGATCTATTTCCAGCAGTCAGAATCACAGCTGTTAGCAGTTCTTCAAAAGGAGCGGGCGGCACAGGCAAGATTGAGGCAAAGTCATGATCACAAGGAAGGCATCCAGGCCTTTTTAGAAAAAAGACGAGTATAA
- a CDS encoding Cof-type HAD-IIB family hydrolase yields the protein MSKKLLALNIDGTLLRSNGKIHSATKEAVEYVKKKGVYVTIVTNRHFRAAQKIAKALKIPNSTLVTHSGAFIADKLDEPLHVKKLTEEKTFNLVQILESFDCNVRLLHEKFSIGNRKKTQSQLMGKTLIHPSDPIFYPVQFVESLSDMLMDEPVSTPVIEVYSTAEFQPEIYKTIQQAFPSVDLIKISDEKMNIVCKGVSKEAGLSLLSSALGFTLEDTVVIGHGPDDIPMLELAGLGVAMGNAPHSVKRKADWVTRSHDEQGVAYMIKEYFRMQQREGFLHQFDIKR from the coding sequence GTGTCAAAAAAACTACTAGCACTCAATATAGATGGAACGTTACTTCGTTCCAATGGAAAAATTCATTCCGCTACAAAAGAAGCTGTGGAATATGTAAAGAAAAAAGGGGTTTATGTGACGATTGTCACGAATCGGCATTTTCGGGCAGCACAAAAAATCGCCAAAGCGTTGAAGATTCCAAATTCAACTCTTGTGACGCATAGTGGTGCTTTTATCGCTGATAAACTTGATGAGCCGCTGCATGTGAAGAAATTAACGGAAGAAAAAACATTTAATCTTGTGCAAATTCTTGAAAGCTTTGATTGTAATGTCCGCTTGCTGCATGAAAAATTCTCTATCGGCAACCGGAAAAAAACACAGTCTCAACTGATGGGAAAGACGTTGATCCATCCGTCTGATCCGATTTTTTATCCCGTTCAATTTGTAGAATCGTTAAGTGATATGCTGATGGATGAACCGGTCAGCACACCAGTGATTGAAGTATATTCGACCGCAGAGTTTCAGCCAGAGATTTACAAGACCATTCAACAAGCATTCCCATCTGTCGATCTCATTAAGATCAGTGATGAGAAAATGAATATCGTATGCAAAGGGGTATCAAAAGAAGCAGGACTTTCTCTTTTAAGCTCAGCGCTAGGTTTTACTTTAGAAGATACGGTCGTCATCGGCCACGGGCCAGATGACATTCCAATGCTTGAGTTAGCTGGCTTAGGTGTCGCTATGGGAAATGCACCTCATTCGGTCAAGCGTAAAGCCGATTGGGTGACACGGTCTCACGATGAACAGGGCGTCGCTTATATGATCAAAGAATACTTTAGAATGCAGCAAAGGGAAGGCTTTTTACATCAATTCGATATTAAACGATAA
- a CDS encoding coproporphyrinogen III oxidase gives MRILIKGLSDERFHRPLVNIANLFEEDSEVLFDLDELDDGLVMVFSWKEERGMIEASGHIAGSEINSRFSRDVPEGLSDKDRWKQIKNTVLSVYLHLLQEHTGMTQKWGILTGIRPTKLLHKMLREGMTKEEAHAALKRDYLIHDEKIDLMQEIVDRQLQAIPDLYDLQQEVSIYIGIPFCPTKCAYCTFPAYAIKGQAGRVGTFLFGLHYEMQKMGAWLKEHGIKVTTVYFGGGTPTSITAEEMDLLYEEMYRSFPDVKHIREITVEAGRPDTISPDKLEVLNRYNIDRISINPQSYENETLKAIGRHHSVEETIEKYHLSRQYGMNNINMDLIIGLPGEGLKEFQHSLQQTEELRPESLTVHTLSFKRASEMTRNKEKYQVADREEITRMMDEAVAWTKAHKYHPYYLYRQKNILGNLENVGYSLDGQESLYNIIIMEEVQTIIGIGCGAASKFIDPRSGKITQYANPKDPKSYNDRYEHYTEEKIRFLESLFVSHV, from the coding sequence ATGCGAATTTTAATTAAAGGGCTGTCAGATGAGCGATTTCATCGCCCGCTTGTCAATATAGCAAACTTATTTGAAGAAGATAGTGAAGTGCTGTTTGATCTAGACGAACTGGATGATGGTTTAGTGATGGTGTTTAGCTGGAAAGAAGAACGAGGAATGATTGAAGCATCTGGCCATATCGCTGGATCAGAAATAAACAGTCGTTTTTCAAGAGATGTGCCAGAGGGCTTAAGCGATAAGGACCGCTGGAAGCAAATCAAAAACACAGTGCTCTCTGTTTATTTACACCTGCTTCAGGAGCATACAGGAATGACACAAAAATGGGGGATTCTCACCGGGATACGCCCTACGAAATTACTTCACAAGATGCTAAGAGAAGGCATGACAAAGGAAGAAGCACATGCGGCGTTAAAGCGTGATTACTTGATTCATGATGAAAAAATTGATTTGATGCAGGAGATTGTCGACCGTCAGCTTCAAGCGATTCCAGATTTGTATGACCTTCAGCAGGAAGTGAGTATTTATATTGGCATTCCTTTTTGCCCAACAAAATGTGCTTATTGCACGTTCCCTGCTTATGCCATTAAAGGACAAGCTGGAAGAGTGGGAACGTTTCTGTTCGGTCTGCATTATGAGATGCAAAAAATGGGCGCATGGTTAAAAGAACACGGGATCAAAGTGACGACCGTTTATTTTGGCGGAGGCACGCCAACGAGTATCACAGCGGAAGAAATGGATTTACTGTATGAAGAAATGTATCGCTCTTTTCCTGATGTGAAACATATTCGAGAAATTACTGTAGAAGCAGGACGTCCTGATACGATTTCGCCTGATAAGCTAGAGGTGCTAAACCGCTACAATATTGACCGGATTAGCATCAACCCGCAATCATATGAGAATGAAACACTGAAAGCCATTGGCCGGCATCATAGTGTGGAAGAAACGATTGAAAAGTATCATTTATCAAGACAGTACGGCATGAATAATATTAACATGGACTTAATCATTGGTTTACCTGGAGAAGGGCTAAAGGAATTTCAGCACTCCTTGCAGCAGACCGAAGAACTAAGGCCTGAATCTTTAACTGTGCATACACTTTCCTTTAAAAGAGCGTCTGAGATGACGCGCAATAAGGAGAAATATCAAGTGGCAGACCGTGAAGAAATCACACGTATGATGGATGAAGCGGTCGCTTGGACGAAAGCACATAAATATCATCCATATTATTTATATAGACAAAAAAACATCTTAGGGAATCTCGAAAATGTCGGGTATTCATTAGATGGACAGGAAAGTTTGTATAATATCATCATTATGGAAGAAGTCCAGACGATCATTGGCATTGGATGCGGCGCAGCCAGTAAATTTATTGATCCGCGATCAGGAAAAATTACGCAGTATGCCAATCCAAAAGATCCAAAATCGTATAATGATCGCTATGAGCACTATACGGAAGAGAAAATTCGATTCCTTGAGTCATTATTTGTTTCTCACGTTTAA
- a CDS encoding cation:proton antiporter regulatory subunit, producing the protein MNIKENDLPGIGKKFEIETRNREKMTIVIHDDGRREIYRFDDDDPEEVLSTISLDDAESRQIAAIIGGMVYKPQALETIEMAFNDLIIEWFKVEKGAKAVGHTLGDLDVRQNYEVTVIAIIKHTNEKLLNPGADSIIQANDTMVISGERKHLKRLIRDFLSRGGE; encoded by the coding sequence ATGAACATTAAAGAAAATGATCTTCCAGGGATCGGAAAGAAATTTGAAATTGAAACGAGAAATAGAGAAAAGATGACGATTGTGATTCATGATGATGGCAGACGGGAGATTTATCGCTTTGACGATGATGATCCAGAGGAAGTTCTGTCCACCATTTCTCTCGATGATGCTGAATCCCGGCAAATCGCTGCGATTATCGGCGGTATGGTGTATAAGCCGCAGGCACTTGAAACCATTGAAATGGCCTTCAATGACTTGATCATTGAATGGTTTAAGGTGGAAAAAGGCGCAAAAGCGGTTGGACATACACTCGGTGATTTAGATGTGAGACAAAATTATGAAGTAACCGTGATTGCAATCATTAAACATACAAATGAAAAATTACTCAACCCGGGCGCTGATTCGATTATTCAAGCAAATGATACGATGGTCATTTCAGGCGAAAGAAAACACTTGAAGCGATTGATACGTGATTTTCTTTCTAGAGGGGGAGAGTGA